A segment of the Candida albicans SC5314 chromosome 2, complete sequence genome:
CAACAGTCTCTatatttcaacaataatgtATACGACGTCTACAGTACAAGGCACGAGATAGATTTACCGTCACAATATTCTGATTCTCCAACCTATATCCACTATATACAAGGTCTAATTTCTAAAAATCTACTCTATCTATAGACTCTTTCGAAAGGTCTTGTGTCATTAAAACATGAATTCCAAACTGTACTGACCACTTTTTCTGCCTCTTCAGGTGATTTACAAATCGGATTACTAGAGACAGATAAAACAGCACGTCTCTTGATACAATCCTGGAATTTTTTCCCAAAATTCCCCAATCCTgttttcttgatttcttgCCAGATTCTACACTCACCACTAAGCATAGAAGCTCTGATTTCTGTACATGCATGGTGTCTCAAGTTGTTCATATCGAGATTAAACTTCAAGTAATCATAAACATGAACTAGCTCATGTGTTAGGATATCTTCCAATTGCCACTTATTTCTTATCCAGTTGGCACATAATAATATTCCTTCATCAGGATGAAATCCACCACCTTTTGTGAAATCACACACATCACAAGTAATGTTCTCTTTGGTTAGTATTGGTTCTTTATCTTTagtcaatttcttgatatGATCCATCATAAACAAAACAGATGGAGAATATTCTAACATCCAATTACGATACTCATTGCATTGCTGGCATTTCTCTGCAAGATTTCTATTATTGTAATCAAATTCATACTGTGCTTTTTCTTCAGCATTTAATCCTAACCCAGTTTGGTACAGAAGTGTTCTTCTCCACCATTCGAATCCATTAAGTTTGGAACTCGGCGATAACTTCAATTCAGGAGAATTTTCTTGTGGGGCAGCAGTCGACATGTTAGATTCAATTTGAACTTTGTCGTGgttattattgatgaagatacTAAACTCTTTCTCGTGGGAAAttttttgtcaatttttcaGCTCGTTATATACAGGAAATAaggaatttttcaaattggtctatgacaacaacaatcattCATATTCAACTATTACTATCTACCAACTACATATATGGAGAGAGAGAGCAGCTTAATAGGATTATTGTTGTCAAAAAGTATTTAGTTTGGTACATTGTTCTGttgtatttgaaaaatatatgtTCTTTTTGGCAGTTTTTGGATCATAATTCtgattcaaaaaaaaatagtttaTACAATgtttttatataaatatatggGCTACAAATGACTAGAACTTATAACTATTTACTAAATAGTAGTGAATGGTCAATTGCCAACAACTCTTCTTGGTGAGAGTGGTCCAATTACCCCAAGAAAAAGTCCCCTCCCCACTATGAACTGAGTCAACAACGGAATTCCCCCTCAACACACGACTATTGACTCCTCACcgtttttgtttcttccCAAAACTgttgaaatttattattatgaggtattttttatttttagttttttttttctcaatttTGTGGATGATGAGCACAAAATTCTTAGTATCAACAatctttgaaatttttcaaattcatacaaaaatttttttccttaTTCTGGCCTAGTTAAGTtaagttgaaaaaagttctttatatattttctcttcttatcttaataactttttttttttgaatatttatcaatttacAATGGCTCAAGAATTAACTCATCCTGCAATCAAAGATGGTTGGTTTGCTGAAATCTCCGATACCATGTGGCCAGGTCAAGCCATGTCtttaaaagttgaaaaGGTTCTTCACGTtgaaaaatccaaataCCAAGatgttttggttttcaaATCTACCACTTATGGTAATGTTTTAGTTTTGGATAATTGTATTCAAGTCACTGAACGTGATGAATTCTCTTATCAAGAAATGATTACTCATTTGGCCTTGAACTCTCACCCAAACCCAAAGAAAGCTCTTGtcattggtggtggtgatggtggtgtTTTAAGAGAAATCTTGAAACAcgaatcaattgaagaagctTGGCTTTGTGACATTGATGAAACTGTCATTGAAGTTTCCAAAAAATACTTGCCAAACATGGCTAAATCTTACGATGATCCAAGAACTAGAGTTCATATTGGTGatggtttcaaattcttggaagaatacaaaaatcaattcgATGTTATTATCACCGATTCTTCTGATCCAGAAGGTCCAGCTGAATCACTTTTCCAAAAACCATATTTccaattattgaaagatgCTTTAACTGAAAAAGGTGTTATCACTACTCAAGCAGAAAACATGTGGATTCATATGGATATCATTTCtaaattgaagaaagatTGTAACGAAATCTTCCCAGTTGCTGAATACGCTTACACTATGATCCCAACTTATCCATCTGGTTCAATTGGGTTCATGGTTTGTTCTAAAGATCCAAATGCTAATGTATCAAAACCAATCAGATTTGATTGGAGTGATGAATTTGTGGCCAAGAACTTGAAGTACTACAACAAAAAGATCCATGAAGCTGCATTTGTTTTACCAACCTGGGCCGATCAAgttttgaacaaaaagGACTAATTATTACTCAtttgatcaaaaatttaGACTCTTTTACTTATGTATGTTAGTATTTATtcaatgatgataatatgACTTGTTAAAATTGTTTCTCTTTTTATCTCGTATCGAATTTGTAACATCTCGTTGAATATGACTTAatgaaaggaaaaaaaCATAGTCATGATTTGAGGGAAATATTCCAATTGAGATGGTGCTTAGCTTAGTGTAATATTTTTGCAACTTGATATTCTCCAAAAAATTATGAGGCAATTGAGATCTGGTCGAGACAATTCCGATGGAACAAGGTACAAAATCTGTCAAAAACagaaatttcatttcttctGTATCTTGAGATGCGATGATGAAACATCTGACGCAAAACACGACACTcagtgaaaaaaagaaataaatcaaaaaagcCGTTTATTTGGCAATGGTCTTCGATTTATAAATACGAATTTTAatgtcaaatttttttatttatttaattcactgttttttcttgtttttgtcTTATAATaacttcaatttttgaaaaacacCTTTTCAACATGGCTCAATACGAATGCTCAGAACATATGGAAAATTTCCTTAGAGAATTACCTAAATGTGAACATCACGTTCATTTGGAAGGTACTTTGGAACCATCACTATTATTCAAACTagcaaaaagaaataatataaCTTTGCCTGAGACTTTCCCTAAAACGGTTGAAGAATGTAATGATAGATACAACAGATTTGCAGATTTACAAGATTTCTTAgatcattattatattgGAATGGGTGTTTTGATTACtgaaaatgatttttaCGATTTAGCTATGGATTATTTTACCAAAGCTCATTCTGATGGATGTCTTCATTCGGAAGTTTTCTTCGATCCACAAGGTCATGTTGAAAGAAACATAGATATcgatgttgttgttcaagGTTTTAATCGTGCATGTAAAGATGCTAATACCAAATACGGTACcaccaacaaattgatcatGTGTTTATTAAGACATTTACCTGCGGAAAATGGATTACAAACTATTCATTCAGCTTCTAAATATTACCAAGACGGTATTATCCATGGATTAGGATTAGATTCCAGTGAAAAACCAT
Coding sequences within it:
- a CDS encoding putative metalloprotease (Putative metalloprotease of the mitochondrial inner membrane; expression downregulated in an ssr1 null mutant), which codes for MSTAAPQENSPELKLSPSSKLNGFEWWRRTLSYQTGLGLNAEEKAQYEFDYNNRNLAEKCQQCNEYRNWMLEYSPSVLFMMDHIKKLTKDKEPILTKENITCDVCDFTKGGGFHPDEGILLCANWIRNKWQLEDILTHELVHVYDYLKFNLDMNNLRHHACTEIRASMLSGECRIWQEIKKTGLGNFGKKFQDCIKRRAVLSVSSNPICKSPEEAEKVVSTVWNSCFNDTRPFERVYR
- the SPE3 gene encoding spermidine synthase (Putative spermidine synthase; predicted role in pantothenate and spermidine biosynthesis; Spider biofilm repressed); amino-acid sequence: MAQELTHPAIKDGWFAEISDTMWPGQAMSLKVEKVLHVEKSKYQDVLVFKSTTYGNVLVLDNCIQVTERDEFSYQEMITHLALNSHPNPKKALVIGGGDGGVLREILKHESIEEAWLCDIDETVIEVSKKYLPNMAKSYDDPRTRVHIGDGFKFLEEYKNQFDVIITDSSDPEGPAESLFQKPYFQLLKDALTEKGVITTQAENMWIHMDIISKLKKDCNEIFPVAEYAYTMIPTYPSGSIGFMVCSKDPNANVSKPIRFDWSDEFVAKNLKYYNKKIHEAAFVLPTWADQVLNKKD
- the AAH1 gene encoding adenine deaminase (Adenine deaminase; purine salvage and nitrogen catabolism; colony morphology-related regulation by Ssn6; Hog1, CO2-induced; chlamydospore formation repressed in C. albicans and C. dubliniensis; rat catheter and F-12/CO2 biofilm induced), yielding MENFLRELPKCEHHVHLEGTLEPSLLFKLAKRNNITLPETFPKTVEECNDRYNRFADLQDFLDHYYIGMGVLITENDFYDLAMDYFTKAHSDGCLHSEVFFDPQGHVERNIDIDVVVQGFNRACKDANTKYGTTNKLIMCLLRHLPAENGLQTIHSASKYYQDGIIHGLGLDSSEKPFPPNLFTECYAHIKDNFPEVGLTAHAGEEGDHTFVSDALNLLKVSRIDHGVNSHQSEELMQRLAEQKTLLSLCPLSNVKLQVVKDVKELPIDKFFQMNVPFSINSDDPAYFGGYILDNYKAVHTRFGFTKDQWKIIALNGIKGSWCDDQRKNELISLVEEVYKKYNIEGC